A genomic segment from Melospiza georgiana isolate bMelGeo1 chromosome 17, bMelGeo1.pri, whole genome shotgun sequence encodes:
- the ROMO1 gene encoding reactive oxygen species modulator 1: protein MPVTVGPYGQSQPSCFDRIKMGFMMGFAVGMAAGALFGTFSCLRIGMRGRELMGGVGKTMMQSGGTFGTFMAIGMGIRC from the exons ATGCCTGTGACCGTGGGCCCATATGGGCAGTCGCAGCCCAGCTGTTTCGACAGAATAAAGATGGGTTTCATGATGGGCTTTGCAGTGGGCATGGCTGCAGGAGCGCTGTTTGGCACATTTTCCTGCCTCAG GATTGGCATGAGAGGACGAGAGCTGATGGGTGGAGTTGGCAAAACGATGATGCAAAGCGGTGGGACGTTTGGGACGTTCATGGCCATTGGTATGGGAATACGCTGCTAA